The Candidatus Vesicomyosocius sp. SY067_SCS001 genome includes a window with the following:
- a CDS encoding rod shape-determining protein — protein MFNFLKGQSLDFLKGQSLDFLKGQSLSIDLGTANTLICMDGAVVLNEPSVVAIHNDRRSLESTVIAVGQDAKNMLGRTPGSIEAIRPMKDGVIADFKITEKMLQHFIRKVLRSGFFSPSPKVLICVPCGATQVERRAIKESAVGAGARDVYLIEEPMAAALGAGMAIEEASGAMVIDIGGGTTEIAIMSLNGIVYSDSLRIGGDVFDDTIVKFIRREHGIIIGYSTAEKIKEEVGSAFKSSAVKEMQFRGRDVAKGIPVSFNITNTEILQTLKEPLKIIISSIKTALEKTPPELSSDIAENGLVLTGGGALLDGINKLISQETNLPVRIADDPLTCVARGGGVALNMISKHNIGFLAAE, from the coding sequence ATGTTTAATTTTTTAAAAGGGCAAAGTCTTGATTTTTTAAAAGGGCAAAGTCTTGATTTTTTAAAAGGACAAAGTCTTTCTATAGACTTAGGTACAGCTAATACATTAATTTGTATGGATGGTGCTGTAGTACTAAATGAACCATCAGTAGTTGCTATTCATAATGACAGAAGATCACTAGAATCAACTGTTATTGCTGTAGGTCAAGATGCTAAAAATATGCTAGGCAGAACACCCGGTTCTATTGAAGCTATCAGACCTATGAAAGATGGCGTCATTGCTGATTTTAAAATTACTGAAAAAATGTTGCAGCATTTTATTCGTAAGGTTTTACGCTCTGGCTTTTTTTCACCAAGCCCTAAAGTACTTATTTGTGTACCTTGCGGTGCAACTCAAGTTGAGCGTCGCGCTATTAAAGAAAGTGCTGTTGGTGCAGGTGCGCGTGATGTTTATTTAATTGAAGAACCAATGGCAGCAGCGCTTGGTGCAGGTATGGCAATTGAAGAAGCTTCAGGAGCTATGGTTATTGATATTGGCGGAGGCACAACTGAGATTGCAATTATGTCACTTAATGGTATTGTATATTCTGATTCATTACGTATAGGTGGCGATGTATTTGATGATACAATTGTCAAATTTATACGTCGTGAACACGGCATTATTATCGGATACTCAACTGCTGAAAAGATTAAAGAAGAGGTGGGATCAGCGTTCAAATCAAGCGCTGTTAAAGAAATGCAATTTAGAGGACGTGATGTTGCTAAAGGAATTCCAGTGAGCTTCAATATAACTAATACTGAAATTTTACAAACATTAAAAGAACCACTTAAGATAATTATCAGTTCTATTAAAACTGCATTAGAAAAAACCCCTCCAGAGTTAAGTTCTGACATTGCCGAAAATGGCTTAGTCCTCACAGGTGGGGGCGCACTCTTAGATGGTATTAATAAGCTTATTAGTCAAGAAACTAATCTGCCAGTACGTATTGCTGACGATCCGCTTACTTGTGTTGCTCGCGGTGGTGGAGTTGCACTTAATATGATCTCTAAACATAATATAGGGTTTTTAGCTGCTGAATAG
- a CDS encoding ABCB family ABC transporter ATP-binding protein/permease yields MCGTDNKTKAYDFKTRDIKVLKKLFPYLLKMRIRVILAMLFLIIAKFANVAVPVVLKEIVDVLNQTNILLILPLGLLFAYGALRLASSLFNELRDAIFVRVRYHIMRLIAISVFKHLHTLDLSFHLDRRIGGITRDVDRGTQSVSTLLSIFVFNIIPSFFEICLVIGVLWFNYDIFFAGISFLTVVFYVGFTLAITNWRMKYRYQMNDMQSEANMNAVDSLINYETVKYFNQEDAEVNRYNETMTRWENIATKSFTSMTALNFVQSAVIAVGITIILIFASQGVVDESLSLGDMIMIQVLLLQLFMPLGSLGIVYRQIKHNFIDMNNMFDLLDRQSKVNSSKDAPKIKIGQGKIEFKRISFAYKGKNKVLEEVSFVIEPGQKVAIVGKSGSGKSTLAKLLFRFYDVDSGEILIDGQNIKNLNQHSVQSVIGVVPQDTVMFNESIYYNIAYGKQDTNQHEVEKVAKLSFIDAFINKLPEGYDTLVGERGLKLSGGEKQRLAIARVLLKNPPILIFDEATSALDSYSEKMVQKALKRLSSKHTILVIAHRLSTIIDSNKIIVLGDGKVQECGTHAKLLESNGEYAKLWQLQVNEKSDEI; encoded by the coding sequence ATGTGTGGTACTGATAATAAAACTAAGGCTTATGATTTTAAAACCAGAGACATTAAAGTTTTAAAAAAGTTATTTCCTTATTTGTTAAAAATGCGTATACGTGTTATTTTGGCAATGTTATTTTTGATTATTGCAAAATTTGCTAATGTTGCAGTGCCAGTTGTTTTAAAAGAAATCGTTGACGTTTTAAATCAGACTAATATCTTGCTAATTTTACCGTTAGGACTACTTTTTGCTTACGGTGCGCTTAGACTTGCTAGTTCGTTATTTAATGAGCTTCGTGATGCGATTTTTGTACGTGTTCGTTATCATATTATGCGTTTGATTGCAATTAGTGTATTTAAGCATTTACATACATTGGATTTGTCTTTCCATCTTGATCGTCGTATTGGTGGTATTACCCGTGATGTTGATCGTGGCACTCAAAGTGTATCTACCTTGTTATCGATTTTTGTGTTTAACATCATTCCTTCATTTTTTGAGATATGTTTAGTGATTGGTGTTTTGTGGTTTAATTATGATATTTTCTTTGCTGGTATTTCATTTTTAACGGTAGTTTTTTATGTAGGCTTTACATTGGCTATTACAAATTGGCGTATGAAGTACCGTTATCAGATGAATGATATGCAATCTGAGGCTAATATGAATGCAGTGGACAGTTTAATTAATTATGAGACGGTTAAATATTTTAATCAAGAGGATGCTGAAGTTAATCGTTATAATGAAACTATGACTCGTTGGGAAAATATTGCTACTAAAAGTTTTACTTCAATGACGGCGCTTAACTTTGTTCAAAGTGCTGTTATTGCTGTAGGAATAACTATCATTTTAATTTTCGCATCTCAAGGTGTTGTTGATGAAAGTTTGAGTCTTGGTGATATGATTATGATTCAAGTATTGTTATTACAGTTATTTATGCCATTGGGTTCTTTAGGAATTGTGTATCGGCAGATTAAACATAATTTTATTGATATGAATAACATGTTTGATTTACTTGATCGTCAATCAAAAGTAAATAGTTCTAAGGATGCACCAAAAATAAAAATTGGTCAAGGAAAGATTGAGTTTAAGCGTATTTCTTTTGCCTATAAAGGTAAGAATAAAGTATTAGAAGAAGTTAGTTTTGTCATTGAGCCTGGACAAAAAGTAGCTATTGTAGGTAAGTCTGGTTCTGGAAAGTCGACATTGGCGAAATTATTATTTCGATTTTATGATGTGGATAGTGGTGAAATATTAATTGATGGGCAAAATATCAAGAATTTGAATCAACATTCTGTGCAATCAGTTATTGGTGTTGTTCCACAAGATACTGTAATGTTTAATGAAAGTATTTATTACAATATTGCTTATGGAAAACAAGATACAAACCAACATGAAGTGGAAAAAGTAGCTAAACTTAGTTTTATTGACGCCTTTATTAATAAGCTTCCTGAAGGCTATGATACGTTAGTTGGTGAACGTGGTTTGAAACTTTCTGGTGGTGAAAAACAACGTTTAGCGATTGCTAGAGTACTTCTAAAGAATCCGCCTATTTTAATTTTTGATGAAGCAACATCGGCATTAGATTCTTATTCAGAGAAGATGGTTCAAAAAGCATTAAAGAGATTATCTAGCAAACATACTATTTTAGTAATTGCACATCGACTATCTACTATTATTGATAGTAATAAAATTATTGTACTTGGAGATGGGAAAGTACAAGAATGTGGAACACATGCTAAGTTATTAGAGTCTAATGGTGAATATGCTAAATTATGGCAGTTACAAGTTAATGAGAAAAGTGATGAAATTTGA
- the mrdA gene encoding penicillin-binding protein 2, whose translation MQSINNPQFENKILFYRLRLALIFIFLLTALLIIRIYNLQIVNYQYYLKKALNNQIHTLPITPSRGKIFDRNGNVLATNKLAFKLTLTQEKTKNITKTLQQLKQYGFINNKDIKIFNQKIKHYQKFHSIPIKYNLNEIQVAKFLISNIFIGVDIEPYFHRIYPNQNSSVHVIGYVSRMSKKDKLIYDKKNYLGTLFVGKTGIEKQYETLLHGTNGLQQIERNVNGRVIHIKIIKPAITGKNLYLSIDLDMQKKAEALLKGKRGSIVVIDVKNGEILTLVSTPIYNPNWFVNGISHTNYNQLQTSKNIPQLNRAIQGLYPPGSTIKPMVALAGLEEGVITNISSTFCPGYYKLPNVKRKFNDWKKTGHGHVNVKESITQSCDVFFYDLANKLGIDKLHNNLDLFNFGRKTNIDIPGENSGILPSKTWKKINKHKPWYRGETLITGIGQGFIAVTPLQLAVATTAIANKGILFKPTLLKNTQTSDDIIIESKKDSHIQIPIKNIQNWEDVIDGMKQAIYAPKGTARKLNKGLTYTLAGKTGTAQVFSLDNTIEQYIEEKLDERLRDHALFTGFAPIENPEIAIAIIVENAGNGSSKAAPIARQVLDVYFDKQLNNTLP comes from the coding sequence ATGCAAAGCATAAATAATCCTCAATTTGAAAATAAAATACTCTTTTATAGACTTAGACTAGCACTTATTTTTATTTTTTTACTCACTGCTTTATTAATAATTAGAATTTACAATTTACAAATAGTAAACTATCAATATTACTTAAAAAAAGCTTTAAACAATCAAATACATACTCTACCAATAACACCTAGTAGAGGAAAAATATTTGATCGTAATGGTAATGTTTTAGCTACTAACAAACTAGCATTTAAACTGACCTTAACACAAGAAAAAACTAAAAACATTACAAAAACACTACAACAGCTAAAACAGTATGGATTTATCAATAATAAGGATATTAAAATATTTAATCAAAAAATAAAACATTATCAAAAATTTCATAGTATTCCAATTAAATATAACCTTAATGAGATCCAAGTTGCAAAATTCTTAATTAGCAATATTTTTATTGGTGTAGATATAGAACCTTATTTCCATCGAATCTATCCCAACCAAAATTCTAGCGTTCATGTTATTGGTTATGTTTCTAGAATGTCTAAAAAAGATAAACTTATTTATGATAAGAAAAACTATTTAGGCACTTTATTTGTAGGTAAAACTGGCATTGAAAAACAATACGAAACACTATTACATGGTACTAACGGCTTACAACAAATCGAACGAAATGTAAATGGTAGGGTTATTCACATCAAAATCATTAAGCCTGCTATTACTGGTAAGAATTTATATCTAAGCATAGACTTAGACATGCAAAAAAAAGCAGAAGCACTCCTTAAAGGAAAACGAGGCTCAATTGTGGTTATAGATGTCAAAAATGGCGAAATATTAACACTCGTTAGTACACCTATTTATAATCCAAACTGGTTTGTAAATGGTATATCACACACCAACTACAACCAATTACAAACATCAAAAAATATCCCTCAACTTAACCGTGCAATTCAAGGGTTATACCCTCCAGGATCTACAATTAAACCTATGGTGGCTTTAGCAGGCTTAGAAGAGGGAGTTATTACTAATATAAGTAGCACTTTTTGCCCAGGATATTACAAATTACCAAATGTTAAACGCAAATTTAACGATTGGAAAAAAACAGGACATGGACATGTCAATGTCAAAGAATCAATAACACAATCATGCGATGTATTTTTTTATGACTTAGCAAATAAACTAGGTATTGACAAATTACATAATAATTTAGACTTATTTAATTTTGGCCGAAAGACAAATATTGATATTCCTGGAGAAAATTCCGGAATACTACCATCTAAAACTTGGAAGAAAATTAATAAACATAAACCTTGGTATCGTGGAGAGACCTTGATTACAGGTATTGGTCAAGGATTTATAGCTGTTACTCCTTTACAGCTTGCAGTTGCCACTACAGCAATTGCCAACAAAGGTATTCTATTTAAACCAACCTTGCTTAAAAATACGCAAACATCTGATGATATCATCATCGAATCTAAAAAAGATAGTCATATACAAATTCCAATTAAAAATATTCAAAATTGGGAAGATGTAATTGACGGAATGAAACAAGCTATTTATGCACCTAAAGGTACTGCTAGAAAGCTCAATAAAGGTTTAACCTATACATTAGCTGGAAAAACTGGAACCGCACAAGTATTTAGTCTTGACAATACTATAGAACAGTATATTGAAGAAAAACTTGATGAAAGATTAAGAGATCATGCACTATTTACTGGCTTTGCCCCCATTGAAAATCCAGAAATAGCTATCGCTATTATTGTTGAAAATGCAGGTAATGGTAGCTCAAAAGCAGCACCAATTGCACGTCAAGTACTTGATGTATATTTTGATAAACAATTAAACAATACTTTGCCTTAA
- a CDS encoding fumarate hydratase: MKIQQKHVIESIFNALQYISYYHSPDFIQAMTNAYEKETNKAAKNAITQILINSKMAVFGKRPICQDTGIVNVFVEVGMEVTWIANLSLEDMINEGVRQAFTYVNNPLRASIVKDPLFTRVNTKDNTPAVIHMKVVKGEQLNFIVAAKGGGSENKAKFSMLEPDIDLVDWVLKAIPTMGAGWCPPGIIGIGVGGTAEKAMLMAKQSLMEPIDIKDIAQKSNPSNLEKLRLELFDKINHLGIGAQGLGGLTTVLDVKIKDYPTHASSQAVAIIPNCAATRHLHFSLDGSGVAQLPQVDMDSYPQLEMDYTQYKKIDLSNLTREKMALWHIGDTLLLSGLIITGRDVAHRYLKEMIDNGEGLPDGVNFDNKFIYYVGPVDAVGDEVIGPSGPTTATRMDKFTDMILDNTNILGMIGKAERGEDSIQIIKKYKVTYLIAVGGAAYLISKSIKKAKKIAFKEMGMEAIYEFEVKDMPVTVAVDTQGNNIHSIFKDIQMIH; the protein is encoded by the coding sequence ATGAAAATTCAACAAAAACATGTTATAGAAAGCATTTTTAATGCTTTGCAATATATCTCTTATTATCATAGTCCTGATTTTATTCAAGCGATGACAAATGCTTATGAAAAAGAAACTAACAAAGCCGCAAAAAATGCTATTACACAAATTCTTATTAACTCAAAAATGGCAGTCTTTGGTAAGCGTCCAATATGTCAAGATACTGGCATTGTCAATGTGTTTGTTGAGGTGGGTATGGAAGTTACTTGGATAGCTAATTTATCATTAGAAGATATGATTAATGAAGGAGTTAGACAGGCATTTACTTATGTAAATAATCCCCTTAGAGCTTCTATTGTAAAAGATCCATTATTTACTAGAGTTAACACTAAAGATAATACGCCAGCAGTTATTCACATGAAAGTTGTTAAAGGCGAACAACTTAATTTTATTGTTGCGGCTAAAGGTGGTGGTTCTGAAAATAAGGCGAAGTTTAGCATGCTTGAACCAGATATTGATCTTGTTGATTGGGTTTTAAAAGCTATACCAACTATGGGCGCTGGTTGGTGCCCGCCAGGTATTATTGGTATTGGTGTTGGTGGTACAGCTGAAAAAGCAATGTTAATGGCGAAACAGAGTTTGATGGAACCGATTGATATCAAAGACATTGCTCAGAAATCTAATCCAAGTAATCTTGAAAAATTACGTCTTGAATTATTCGATAAGATTAACCATTTAGGCATTGGTGCACAAGGTTTAGGTGGTTTAACAACAGTGTTAGATGTTAAAATTAAAGACTACCCAACTCATGCTTCTTCTCAAGCGGTGGCAATAATTCCTAATTGTGCGGCAACACGTCATTTACATTTCTCACTTGATGGTTCAGGGGTGGCGCAACTTCCTCAGGTAGATATGGATAGTTATCCTCAATTAGAGATGGACTATACTCAATATAAAAAAATTGATCTAAGTAATCTAACTCGTGAAAAGATGGCTCTATGGCATATTGGAGATACATTATTATTATCAGGTTTAATCATTACTGGGAGAGATGTAGCTCATAGGTACCTTAAAGAAATGATTGATAATGGAGAAGGCCTTCCAGATGGTGTAAATTTTGATAATAAATTTATTTATTATGTTGGCCCAGTAGATGCTGTTGGTGATGAAGTAATTGGTCCATCAGGTCCTACTACTGCTACGCGTATGGATAAATTTACCGATATGATATTGGATAATACTAATATCTTGGGTATGATTGGTAAGGCAGAACGTGGTGAGGATAGTATACAAATTATTAAGAAATATAAGGTTACATACCTTATTGCAGTGGGCGGTGCAGCTTATTTGATTTCTAAGTCTATTAAAAAAGCTAAAAAAATTGCGTTTAAAGAAATGGGTATGGAAGCAATTTATGAATTTGAAGTTAAAGATATGCCAGTTACAGTTGCAGTCGATACTCAAGGTAATAATATTCATAGTATATTTAAAGATATTCAGATGATTCATTAA
- the mreD gene encoding rod shape-determining protein MreD, whose protein sequence is MNSQRRPYIFLIKITFFALILSVIPLNNLLLGASAFWLLLLYIYWIVYFSTKVKFFIALILGILVDILHGDILGQNALALIFSSLFISNIKQSFFLSNLSTQQVYVFISSSIYLAFFLLIFVLTQGFIINYYLFLAPFTSAFIWPIVQFLLSKCKA, encoded by the coding sequence ATGAATTCACAACGTCGTCCCTATATATTTCTAATAAAGATTACTTTTTTTGCATTAATTTTAAGTGTAATACCTCTAAACAATCTGTTATTAGGCGCATCTGCATTTTGGTTATTACTTCTTTATATTTACTGGATAGTATATTTTTCAACCAAAGTAAAATTTTTTATTGCGCTTATTCTTGGCATACTTGTTGATATTCTACATGGTGATATTTTGGGACAAAATGCCTTAGCGCTTATTTTTAGTAGTCTATTTATTAGCAATATAAAGCAATCATTTTTTTTATCTAACCTAAGTACTCAACAAGTTTATGTATTTATATCTAGCAGTATTTATTTGGCATTTTTCTTACTAATCTTTGTATTAACACAAGGTTTTATCATTAACTATTACTTATTTTTAGCGCCATTTACTAGTGCATTCATTTGGCCAATAGTTCAGTTCTTACTATCAAAATGCAAAGCATAA
- the prmC gene encoding peptide chain release factor N(5)-glutamine methyltransferase yields MDTIQNYLSSDIIDITLLLSLALNKNHAQLISHNNYQLSSNENNQLNQFIKHRQSGVPFAYLSGTKGFYHLDFKVTPDTLIPRPETELLIDIALGLFNHNQTCEVLDLGTGSGVIAITISNKNPNWNLTATDFSINALAVAKQNTKTNINFQLGSWFEATPNQTFDLIISNPPYIKQNDIHLNELRFEPQSALISGKDGLDDIKTIINNTPQFLNEKGYLLLEHGFNQQHKIIQLLKDNFFKIQKFKDYNQKNRAILAQIKH; encoded by the coding sequence TTGGATACTATTCAAAATTATTTAAGCAGTGACATAATTGATATAACACTACTACTATCTCTGGCTCTTAATAAAAACCATGCTCAACTTATTTCTCATAATAATTATCAACTAAGTAGTAACGAAAACAATCAACTTAATCAATTCATCAAACACAGACAGTCCGGTGTTCCATTTGCTTATTTAAGCGGAACAAAAGGATTCTATCATCTTGATTTTAAAGTTACTCCTGATACACTCATCCCTAGACCTGAAACTGAACTATTAATTGATATTGCTTTAGGCTTGTTCAATCACAATCAAACTTGTGAAGTACTTGATTTAGGTACTGGTAGTGGAGTTATTGCCATAACAATAAGTAATAAAAATCCAAACTGGAATTTAACTGCAACTGATTTTTCAATCAATGCACTTGCAGTTGCTAAACAAAACACAAAAACAAATATTAATTTTCAACTAGGTAGTTGGTTTGAAGCTACTCCTAATCAAACATTCGATTTAATTATCTCCAACCCACCTTATATCAAACAAAATGATATTCATCTTAATGAATTAAGATTTGAGCCCCAAAGTGCGCTTATTTCTGGCAAAGATGGTTTAGATGATATTAAAACTATAATTAATAACACACCACAATTTCTCAATGAAAAAGGCTATCTATTATTAGAACATGGTTTCAATCAACAACATAAAATCATACAATTATTAAAAGATAATTTCTTCAAAATTCAAAAATTTAAAGACTATAACCAAAAAAATCGTGCAATTTTAGCACAAATTAAACATTAA
- a CDS encoding electron transport complex subunit E, with amino-acid sequence MDNYNKIIKNGLWDNNQALVAILGLCPLLAVTNNIVNAIGLGLATTFVLVMSNVTVSIFRNHISKEVRIPIFILLIASFVTIVELMMKSYFYDLYLILGIFVPLIVTNCAILGRAEAFASKNTWDKSILDGLMMGIGFSVVLIILGAMRELIGNGTLFDQSVLILGDFGNTLSITVFKNYQGTLLAILPPGAFIGLGLIVAMKNKYDLERKKL; translated from the coding sequence ATGGATAACTATAATAAAATTATAAAAAATGGGTTGTGGGATAACAATCAAGCCTTAGTTGCTATTTTAGGTCTATGTCCCTTATTAGCAGTTACCAATAATATTGTTAATGCAATCGGACTTGGTCTGGCAACTACATTTGTTTTAGTAATGTCTAATGTAACTGTTTCTATTTTTCGTAATCATATTTCAAAAGAAGTTCGTATTCCTATTTTTATCCTATTAATTGCTTCATTTGTAACAATTGTTGAATTAATGATGAAGTCATATTTTTATGATTTGTATTTGATATTAGGTATTTTTGTACCTCTAATTGTAACTAACTGCGCTATTTTAGGGCGTGCTGAGGCATTTGCCAGCAAGAACACTTGGGATAAGTCTATACTAGATGGATTAATGATGGGTATTGGTTTCTCTGTTGTACTTATTATATTAGGTGCAATGCGTGAATTAATTGGTAATGGTACTTTATTTGATCAATCTGTATTAATACTAGGTGATTTTGGTAATACACTTAGTATTACTGTGTTTAAAAATTATCAAGGCACTTTATTAGCTATTCTACCACCAGGAGCATTTATTGGTTTAGGACTTATTGTAGCAATGAAAAATAAATACGACTTGGAAAGAAAAAAATTATAA
- the mreC gene encoding rod shape-determining protein MreC, with product MKFLELFIPVIISIILILSDYKFSYLNHLRQSIETLISPIYMVVNLPSQIYTWIDNQGTSKDQLTINNNNLHRELLKLKARLQTYNALVLENKKLQALLDSSYTVKQQKFTLARISELSQSRLKKQIIINKGSSSGIKIGQIALSSKGIIGQISRTTPLYSTILMANDPTQHVPVKNGRSGVRGISKGIAENNHLLNVEFIEPNLDVKVGDVFLSSSIGSKFPDGYPVGTVISVEKNQNEPFLHIQLKSAQIPEQLEFVIIVTD from the coding sequence ATGAAGTTTCTTGAACTTTTTATCCCTGTCATTATCTCTATAATACTTATACTATCTGATTATAAATTTTCTTATCTTAACCATCTAAGACAATCAATTGAAACCTTAATATCACCCATCTATATGGTAGTGAACTTACCTTCACAGATATATACCTGGATTGATAATCAAGGTACTAGCAAAGATCAATTAACCATAAATAATAATAATTTACATCGTGAACTATTAAAACTTAAAGCTAGATTACAAACCTACAATGCCTTAGTACTTGAAAATAAAAAACTCCAAGCACTATTAGATTCAAGTTATACCGTAAAACAACAAAAATTTACTTTAGCCCGAATAAGTGAACTTAGCCAATCTAGACTTAAAAAACAAATTATTATTAACAAAGGTAGTAGTAGTGGCATTAAAATTGGACAAATAGCTTTAAGTTCTAAAGGTATTATTGGGCAAATATCGAGAACAACACCACTATATTCAACTATATTAATGGCTAATGATCCAACACAACACGTTCCTGTTAAAAATGGACGTAGTGGTGTTCGGGGTATTAGCAAAGGTATAGCTGAGAATAATCATCTATTAAATGTTGAATTTATAGAGCCTAATTTAGACGTTAAAGTAGGTGATGTATTTTTAAGTAGTTCTATCGGATCAAAATTTCCAGATGGATACCCAGTAGGAACAGTAATTAGCGTAGAAAAAAACCAAAACGAACCATTCTTACATATCCAATTAAAATCTGCTCAAATACCAGAACAATTAGAATTTGTCATTATTGTAACAGACTAA
- the tgt gene encoding tRNA guanosine(34) transglycosylase Tgt: MKFELKNINYLARRGKIIFDRGEVETPAFMPVGTYGSVKAMTPEELSSLGAQMILGNSFHLAITPGTDVIQAHGNLHDFMHWKGPILTDSGGFQVFSLGETRKISEKGVDFRSPKDGAKIFIGPEESIQIQKKLGSDIVMIFDECTPYPADKKTVYESMQLSLRWAQRSKNEHDRLNNKNALFGIVQGGMHEDFRMQSAATLVEIGFNGFAIGGLSVGESKEEMIKVLDYLPSQLPSDKLRYLMGVGTPKDLVEAVERGIDMFDCVMPTRNARNGYLFTSIGIVKIRNARYRLDTSVLDECCHCYTCQNYSKSYLHHLQRKNEILGARLNTIHNLYYYQYLMLQMRRAIEINKFSIFKKEFYQQQGYGYL; this comes from the coding sequence ATGAAATTTGAATTAAAAAATATAAATTATTTAGCACGCCGTGGCAAAATAATTTTTGATAGAGGCGAGGTTGAAACACCAGCATTTATGCCAGTTGGAACTTATGGTTCAGTTAAAGCCATGACGCCAGAAGAATTGAGCAGCTTAGGTGCGCAAATGATTTTAGGAAACAGTTTTCATTTAGCGATTACACCTGGTACGGATGTTATTCAAGCACATGGAAATTTACATGATTTTATGCATTGGAAAGGTCCAATATTAACAGATTCTGGAGGTTTTCAGGTATTTAGTTTAGGAGAAACAAGAAAAATTAGTGAAAAAGGTGTAGATTTTCGTTCACCTAAAGATGGTGCTAAAATTTTTATAGGGCCAGAAGAGTCAATACAAATACAGAAGAAGTTAGGTTCAGATATTGTTATGATTTTTGATGAGTGTACGCCCTATCCAGCTGATAAAAAAACAGTTTATGAGTCTATGCAATTGTCTTTGCGATGGGCACAACGATCAAAAAATGAGCATGATCGTTTAAATAATAAAAATGCCTTATTTGGCATTGTTCAAGGTGGCATGCATGAGGATTTTCGTATGCAATCGGCAGCTACTTTGGTTGAAATAGGTTTTAATGGATTTGCAATTGGGGGATTGAGTGTGGGTGAGTCTAAAGAAGAGATGATAAAGGTATTGGATTATCTTCCAAGTCAATTGCCTAGTGATAAGTTAAGATATTTGATGGGTGTTGGTACACCGAAAGACTTGGTAGAAGCAGTTGAACGTGGTATTGATATGTTTGATTGTGTTATGCCAACACGTAATGCTCGTAATGGTTATTTGTTTACCTCAATTGGTATTGTTAAAATTCGTAATGCACGGTATAGACTTGATACTTCAGTATTAGACGAGTGTTGTCATTGTTATACTTGTCAAAATTATTCTAAGTCTTATTTGCATCACTTGCAAAGAAAAAATGAAATCTTAGGTGCAAGACTTAATACTATTCACAATCTTTATTATTACCAATACCTAATGTTACAAATGCGTAGAGCTATTGAAATTAATAAATTTTCAATTTTTAAGAAAGAATTTTACCAACAACAAGGATATGGATACCTATGA